TAAACGAGAATCACAAAAAGGCATGATACAACGTTGATGGGATCTGGTGAGTCACAGACTGGGTGGATGCTCTGTGGAAGCTTTGGAGCACAGGCAGATTGAACACAGCTGAAATTCAACTGTGAGAGCTCTAAAAACATTGACTCTATATTAGCAAAATTATGGAACCAATTGAGTACGGCACTCGAACAATGCACCGATATGAGTCAGTTGAAGTACCGGAACAAGCATTTATGAGGTAAAAGACtataatataaatgtagtatGTGTACATGTTAAACCCAAAAAGGGAACAGTAATCCCTGAGacatggagaaggggtaggattaaataagatagGCTTCTCTCTACTAATTTCCAGGTATGTTGAATTGTACAAGTGTAGTAACCAAATGATGTTCCTGAATGCAACTTGTGAAACATGTGTGAAATTTACTATACCATTACCAAACTCCAATTAGATTTGCATTGCAGTGGTCACCCTGCAGTACAATTGATTTTGAATCAGATGTTTCCTGCAAGATCGGGtgtgtatgaaaatattctctAAATAATATGTTATAAATCTGTGTCTGAAAGGGGCACTGACAACACCGGGAGTCCTAATGAATCAAAATTTATGAATGACTTTCTGGGCATTTGTGATTGAGTTAGGTGACTGAGCACAGATGCTCCCTAAACATCCCAGAGTATCCTGTTAGTCACGAACGTGATGAAATCAACATTTCCTCAACATCCTGAGGAGGAGAACCCTGATGCAATTTGCTGACCTTGTCTTGTACAGCACATCCGCTGGTTTGACACAGTGGCACTGTTTCATCTGTGCTAATGCCGCCGCAAAAGCTGCAGGTTAACTTGGCGCTCAACTTGACACTGATGGTTTGGAGCTGGAGGGAATTTTACAAGACTGTCCACTGATGCTATCTGGTGTTTGATGGGGGAAAGTGATGTCACATACATTCAGCTGCAAGCTACTGCGAAACTAAAGGGTGATGCTGGAGAGGAACTTCACACCTCACAACTTTGTGTACTTGAAGAACATGTCTAGTCACATTTCACTTCCAAGACAGTCTAAAAGGCACCAGTGAGTACCTCACTCACCAGTTGTCCACGAAGCTGGCTAGTTTGAAGCCAGCACCAGTTCTTTGCTTTTAGTTCACCAAGCTCCACCTCCTGGCTCTCATACGTAAGTGGTTCCCAGGACAGCACCAACTCACTACTGATCTTTAGCCAAGAGGTGATGTTAACTTCACTCATCCCTAACCCAATATGCaagaatatgcaaaaaaaaacaatatgcacATTAGTCACACGACACTAGCATTAGGGTCTTTTTGGTGGAAAGAAGTCAGGGTCCACGTTTCACCTCAGCACTACGACCCAGACGGCTGTAAATACCAGACCACAAAAAATGCTAAACAACTTGAGGCCCAAAGTCCCCCATTTTGAGATTCCAAGCATTTTTTACTCTGCTGGAGCCAACTTTGTTCACAGGGGTGCATGACTGTGCCACAGAGGGATTTCTTGGAGCTGATTTACCCTCCCAAGCCCAACACTGTGCACTTTTGAACTCATAACCCAGACCAGCACACAGCCTCCATCAACAAGCATCACTGCGGAAGGAGCCTACTAGCCTGCAAGTAGTCATACTTTGGTggataaaggatctttggctggCAAAAGTGGGGCTGCTGGCCAGAGGAAGGGGGCGGGAGTGAGAGGGGCTCTGTGCTTCTTCTTGTGAAAGGCCATTTCACTGCCTGCTGTTACCATAACAACGAGCAAGAGACGAGGGGAGGTGGTAGGGGGATACGTCACCAAGTTTTTGGCAACAAAACACCAAGCAGAGGGGGACTTGCTATGGGACGTCATGGTGGAAATAGTTCCTCCACAGAGGGCAGCTAAATAACTatctctttcttcttttaaatcCCACACTGTTCAAGTGGCACTTTGTTTCATAAGAGGTCCAAGCGGAGAACACCATGTCTTTTTTTGACTGTTGTGGCATTATGGAAAGGTGCTATCCCTGGGTGGCTcgaaattacacttttttggttagtgtgcaggcctcacagctaggagacccgagttcagttccaccctcggccatctctgtgtggagtttgcatgttctccctgtgcatgcatgggttttgtccgggtactccggcttcctcccacattccaaaaacatgctaggttaattggcgactctataagtatgaatgtgagtgtgaatggttgtttgtctatatgtgccctgtgattggatggcgaccagtccagggtgtaccccgcctctcggccgaagacagctgggataggctccagcacccccgcgacccttgtgaggataagcggtataaaatgaatgaatgaatgaatgtacgatTTGGAACTGATTCAAGGATTCTTCGGCCTTACTATGATCTGTGCTCATTCTAGTTCCTGTATTAAAGCGACAGATGGCAATTCATTAACCAATCACAATTTGTGAAGAATGAAAATGCTAAACACTCCCAGTCCTATGATGATAAAAAAAGAAGCACATAACCTTGAAACTTCACTGCTGTGGCATTACTGACAGATTTGAACGTGTAACACGTGTAACGTGCTCAACCGAAAAAAAACGTATTCTCTCTAAGTTCTTTAAACGTCCTTTCATGATAAAAGATCTttgtctttttatctgtttatcAAAGGAGACCACTCTATTATCCAAGAACTGGTTGGTACCACCTATGATTACGTTGTACCACAAGTAAACTGAGTAGACATCACTAACTAGACGAACAGTTATGCAGTTATGTTATATCTTCAGGTTGCAGCGCTAAATGATCCAGAGTACAAAGTTGCAAGAAAACCACGAGCGCAATTCTGCAGACGTGTGCAGGGAAAAAAGTGAACGAGCAGGATGAGTCATTATTCACCATATTCTAGACTGCGGGGGAGTGAGTGTATGTGGGACATACACCCAAGACAGCAATATAGTGCAAGCCAAATGTATGTTTGACACATGCTGCTTGTTAATAAAGCCATTGAAGCGCACCGTTAGTCTCTTCATAACCACGAACAGTGGTTAAGAAATagagtagtattctacactggtctctaGGTATCAGTAACATTGCTCTGACGAGACTATAAAAGATAAAAGATGACGCTgttgatgctaacatgtgagtctacCTTATATGATTTAAgttggcttattttctattattatatctactatattgggtaacacgagtgtaaaggtgactatagtgatgttatttcatgtctacagggctctaataatgttaaaaacagttttCAGAAGGTCAGAGAGAAACAaagtttctatgctctaactatgaaaacattccatttattaaaATTGGATgctattttgcagaaattcacttatcacaggtggctctggaaccaattaactgcaataaatgcagCTTTCTTCCTCATTACAGCCAGGGGggaatttgtttattttatgtattctaATGCAACAGCCACTTTCACTGTGCTCTTTCCCTGGCAACATGGGGCATAGGGATTATCTTCGAAAGGACAAggatattaaataaaatatgcctTGCAATTCAGGGGGCTGcatattcttttctttttctataTCCCAACTCAGGCACAACTATTTAAATATGGTGGCGCTAAGTGGGGAGAAGGAACTGATTTCACTGATAAATGTAAGTGTGCATAGGTTTCTCTgggtgaccaatccagggtatcccgcctctcacccaaagtcagctgagattGGCTGCAGGTCATCTTATTAGGACaagaggatggatggacataACACATCTCCTTGAGATACAAAACATTGTTTATTCCAAAATCCATATGTGGGTAGCAGCGGTTGCAAGCTCATAAGCATGCTACAGGACATGGCAACAACATGGAAGCCGTTGAGGACCCTTCATGTCTCAACGAGAAGACGAACAGCTGAGCCAGGACCGGCAAGTGTCAAAACACAGCAAGTGACTGCAGTGACGCCTGCAGTGCAAATGGCAGTGGTGTATTTCTACCATTACCACCACCTgaagcaggtaaaaaaaaaagacgatgtGGATCTGCATAGTGTTCAATTTCTCCAAGTCATCCTTGGCTAAAGCAGGCCTGTGGCTATATTGAGCAACAGCCCGCAGCTCTCTTTTCACATTCCCATTTAAATGCGCCATGTGCCGTCTGTGTGCGGACACAAGGGCGAAGAACTGCAGCAAAAAATGAGTGAGAGACACATTTCATGAAGCTTTTCTCCTTACCTGCAGATGTTCCTGGAATCGTATGGGCAGTATCTGAGCCATTCTGGACGTTTCTCTGCTACAAGGGTCCTCTACTAGGAAGGAAAGGGGAAAGGGGGGGCAACAAGGAGAAATTGGAGGTGCACTTGTTAGTGGCCGCTAAGAAAACGTCCCCAAAAGCGGAATAAGATGATGTTGGAGGAAGTAAGAGAGAGGAGTGGTAGGAGTCACACACTCTCTAACACCGCTACTGCTGATCCCATTCACAGACCCCTACGTCAGTCAGGAGGCACAATAAGCACCTCCGCTGAGAAAACTAGTCCACATAAGCGCACCCGGCAGTCGTGCTTGTGCGTGTGTGAACAGCTTGCTGTTGTGTTACATtggaataaaatatacagtTGGATACTGTCCTAAAATGAAACTCACAAAGAGACAGTGTCAAAAGTTTTGGGGTTGGGGGTTTTCACACGGCTGTCAACGCAAGAAGGTCAGATGCGCGGTGTGTACCCCTCCGCCACAATGCCCCCTCCTTCTTACTAACTGTGAGCATTACACACACTAAAGACTAAAGACAGTTGTATGACAATATGGCATATCTATcgattttttaatatataaaatagacCTGTCTCAAAGTCGATAGTATTATTGGTTTATAAGCTTTATAGTGACGTTTTTAGATTAATTCTTGTAAAGCTTGTCAGTTaaaacacttcctgttcctttcACTGTCTGGGCGTGGTTTGTAGGCTACTTATCATTTTTAATTGGCCTATGGGGCACAAATGACTGTGACCTGTGatttctgcctagcaacaagaatCCACTGAATAATAACATTGAGCAATTTTGTTGCTCTAATTTGCaatttgtgattaaatgcaatgtaaatgttatttatatttggtggttttgtaataaatgacatccatccatttgttttTAAGTCATTTGTTCCGATAAgggtagctggagcctatcccagccgacacATTGGAACCTCTCAAACGTATTTAAAATGGTTTAACAGTATTGTAGTTGCATGCTATGTTTGATACTTtagagttgggggggggggggggggttcataaAGAAAGAGCCTGCGATTGACAAGTGATCAGTTCGAGATAGACCTGTGATAGGCTCCGGCAGgttaaaaaaaggaatgaaaATCAACACAATTTAGCTGCAATTAGCTGTCTGGTCTGAGCAACATGTTAACACAGGAGGCTGAAATGGAGTCAGAATGGCCCACAGGATGTAAACAGAGCAGATTTGATCAAAGAGGCCACTGTGTGTGAGGCACCAGAGCAGCATAATGAAGTTTCAAGTTCTTCTACTGGAAACTACGCTGTGTGTGAGACAGGAATTAATTAAGTGTGGAAGTAGATGTGTTTACTAGGTTTAAAAACTCAAACTGcaacaaacaatcatttttctATGTTGACTTACCTGCTATGTACAGTGTATATTTTATCAATGGTGATATGCAGGATGTTATTGTGCTTCGTTCCGgggaatatacagtacagtgcgTCATCTCAGCAGAATTCCTCACACCAGCCTGCCAAATAGCAGTGTTTCCAGGAAGTCATTTAAGTGGTCATTTATACCAGCTTTTGCAGTAGGTACACAACACACTCTTGAAGAGACATTGAGCTGTGCTATTCCACTAAACAGAGTGGAACATAACGCGCCAGTAGCTCCTTCAGTGTGTGACTGGATCTAACAAAGCTGACTTATCtgcttgtgtgtttatttacaacCTCACTTCCTGACCTCCTGGCTGTCTAAACTTTCCCTCTTTGATTTACATCTGTTTTTACATCAGGATTTGCCAACTATTTATTTACCCAAAGTGACTCATCTCACTCAGGATTAAATGTAATGAAGACCAGGATGTCTTTACTGAAGAAAAATTGTATTGTTGGATACAAAGGGTCAACGAAAGGATTGTTTCTGCAGAAACATGTACAGTAGAAtaacaatttttattattttttattaaattactatttttattgtttgcaaCGGTGAAGAAATTCACTGCATGATAGTTTGTCACAAGTTAGTTACACAATATGTGCAATTACCGTTATTCATAAGATTCATAATGCAAGAGATGCAACAGTACCAAAGTCAAAATACACTATATATTCAATTTGATTGTATTGTGCACGTGTACCTAATGATATGGCCTGTGAGTGCAGGCTTATGTCTCTGATCTGATATCAGGTCACCCCACTGAGATGCTCTAAGGGTGTGCCGGTTGAGTTAAATAGACAGTGTGCTTGGCTTGGCTCTTGCTGTCTATGAGATAAAGCTGGCACGTCTTGTGGTGCATCACCATCTCAGCCAGGCTGTTGAAAACCTGTAAGAGGGAAGAAGCTGATTTCATCTCTGCTAGAGTGCTTTCTTTAGGCAGAATTATTCCACAGGCTCTCCGTAACTTATTTCTGTTCAAGCGAGCGTACCTCTTCGCTTTTCTTGCCCTCTTTTCCCAGGGCAAAACCTTGCATGTCCTCCAGGAAACGGATGGGAATATTATAGACCTTCTGCTGGTAGAGCACAGCCAGGGTGAAAGGTTGGCGGGCGTTCTGGGCCGAGCTGTGTCGGATGAGAAAAGTACCGTCCTACAACATGGACATTGAGTATAGGACGACTAATCACAAGATCACCCCTCTCATACTCTCAAggtattaaatatgaatacagtcagtgtacagcttgtatagtggtatagatttactatccactgaaaacgACTCAACAAACAGCCTTTATTGTCTAAATAACACAAGGGACTACTGAGATAAATGTCCCGCCAACAGTCAAGCATGATGGTGTCATACCATCACTGTCCGAGGATGCATGTCATCAGCACTGGGAGCTGCAGTTCATTGAGAGAAtgtcaacatgtactgtgacattctgtGGATTCCATTAACAACTTGTGCAGCTCTGGTGAATGTCCAAGaggattaaaggggacctattatgctttttctacttttctgacctataaatgtagctagaatgttgtatgctcatgttaaacaatgccaaagtttcagataaagaggtttttgcatttgaaagtgagccctgaaagaagtttgggatggctcaaaacactcaatTTCAGAGGGCTTTGTAAAACtgtttctttgtgatgtcacagaggggcaggcTTCCTTTTAGGCTTGGCTGAAGGTGtgatacactctctgccctaCCTCTagttctgcttctctgtttacgggGCAAACTCAGGCAGACGTTAGTTATtggtgttattgtttttgttatcaaCGCCATTTCACACATCccggttctcctgagctccaccaaAACAGCgctgcttctgacaaagtgtgtgctacaatgagtgctcctcctcaggcaggcgaggactttattcatttattatcaattcctatacccactatattagaaagtggggtttgtttgtagttgggaagcactttgggcgtgccCTGAGTTGGGCAGTGGGTGGAACAAATTataacagaccgttttggcaggaagctcaaatccaaggaaatacagctggaataggtgcagattctggaagatctagaaacttttctgtgctggttattgtgtgtagctgctctataggagtccacaattcaatacaaagggcaataaaaatgagcataatagatcccctttaaggcagtgctaaaaaaaaaaaaatgacagtaacACTCACACAAAATGGACTTTGGTCACAATGTGGGCATGATCACTGTGaggtgtactcacttgtgttgccagctctTTAAACTTGTCATAGAAGGTCTTACCGTATTGACTCTCAGTAGGAGATCTTCTGCTGTCTTCCTGTTACATTCTCCAGCAAACCATTCTGGGTCCTATTGTGTAATATAAACATAATTATCAATGTCTCCGATTGGAAAcatcaattattattttctttactcTTTTTTACCTGACTCTCTGACTCTTTGGTTATTCTGCCTCCACCAGAGTCTCAATAGAGAGAGTAAaaaatatgtgtattattatttatatgttttttatggaaaatattcattattaaaaaGACTGTTTGCAATCGAAAACCGAAAGGGCACTAACTTCtgaacgtgcacacacacattacttatgtttgttgtcagctatgacagtgatttggcaaagtttaacTCCTAACATTAGCCATCATTGAATGTATAGAACAGAATGACTGTTGGTCCCTTCTCTGAGACTGTGTTTGTATGTGAGCACATACGACGGACATGTACGTGTCTAAGAGTGAAAGCCATGCGTGGCAGTCGTCTGATTCACCCCGACAATTTTGATGCAGtttaattgtgaaaaatatatattttttaaattttcagtcTGTTCTTTAAGCCATCTTTGGTGACATACAATGGTGGTGTTCTTATATCTTTGGTTGTCAACTAGCAACTAGTCAACCAGCATCGGGGAACTCCATGTGGGCAATTCTCCCCTTATTATTAAAAAGGTGGAATTTGTTCTTGAAAACAGCAAATTACAATCAAAgttacaaatacaatacaataaatgtacTTACTTGCATGCTTTATATTCGTCACATAAGGATTTGCAGGGCTGAAATGCGGACAGGAATGTTAATAATCAAACACCATATGTAGCATGAATACTCTTATGAAGCATGCAAAAGGAAGCCAATAAAACAGAAATGTATCAACTCTTTAACGAGTCTCCTACCTGAGCATTGCTGGCAAAGGGGGCTTAAAAGCTGGTTTAGATGGGGGTGGTTTGGAGGAAAAGGCGGCAGGTCTTGCTTCAAAGATGGGAGctgaaatgtgcaaatatgATATTAATTAACAGTATGTAAATGGTATAAATGTGTTATCATGAGGAACGTTGCTTCTACCTGTCTTCGCCTCTATCAAGGAGGGCAGGAAGGAATTCTGAAAAAGATCTAATTAATGTAATATTGTGTAGACTTTAACCAATGAAtgggaatgaataaatgaagtccTCACGTTGAAAGAGAGAGAACATGGACGTAAACACTTACTGACTTTGCTCTTGGAACCGGAGGCTTCATTCTGCAAAGTCACAGTATGTTAAAGTTACATGTACAGGGGATGTAAAATACTTCATCTGAAAACATGCAACAGTCACAACATTTGATAATAAAGATACTGTTgaaggccgagtggttagtatccaagccacgcagctaggagactcaagttcaattgcaccctcggccatctctgcatgggTTTTcgacggtttcctcccacattctaaaaaaatgctaagtaaattggcggctccaaattgtccataggtatgaatgtgagtgtgaatggttgtttgtctatatgtgccctgtgattggctggagaccagtccagggtgtatcccacctttagcccgaagacagctgggataggctccagcacccctgctaccctcatgagtataagcagtagaaaatgattgaatgaaggATACTGTTGAACTGAAGCTGCTTTTGCTTATAAAGGCAAAATTCCTGTATTGGATTTTACAGgcatacctaatgttgtggccagtgagtgTACCTGGTAGGGGGGTACATACATGGGTGAAGGTGTGAGTGGTGTCTTGGTAGATGAAGACATTCTTATCGGGCCTTGGAGAACTGGAGGGCAAGCTGAAGAGGACATGAGgaaggaataaaataaaaagatattttatCTGGAGCACTGTTCATGTTAACTATGCAAACATTGCATCAGCATAATCATGTccacatttacagtatgcaCCCCCACCAGCTGCTGGTTCTAAATGGAGGTCGTCATTATCCCCCTGGAACATGAGAACACAGTGTGAGGACAGGGAATGGCACGATAGTAAACAGTAGATGTAGAAGAGTTAAACGTACTTATAATTGTTATATGTTCTTCCTGGGTGTGAAATCAAGAACTAACAATAACTataaaatgaattgaaattaCCTGTTCTTCGTTTGGATCTAGATAAACATCTGAAATACAGAAAAACATCCATCACCCTTTGCAGACAGtgatattttgttattattatttatgcaatTATGGGGCACTGTAGCTTTATAGTCAAGGCCGGGTGCTGCACAGTGACACAAGGTGGCGCCATCATTGCATGGTTCAGTAATAATGTCTGCTACTCTAACTCCTTCATGGAGTGTATGAAAAATGTCTTTATGAGGGCATTATATAGATATAGGTATTGGGACAGACCTCTTAAATGAGTAGAGTTATGCtaaattgacttttttgtgtcctcctggtccactccttaatgttatgttgttgtatgtgatgtatggcATCTATAACATTGGACAAGTGCAGAGACAGAGTGCTTCTTGGAGCCATAGTCTCAGATGGGACAAAGGGTCCCATGGTGGGATACCACCACAACTCgattttgttgttaaattgtattt
This DNA window, taken from Doryrhamphus excisus isolate RoL2022-K1 chromosome 4, RoL_Dexc_1.0, whole genome shotgun sequence, encodes the following:
- the si:dkeyp-117b11.1 gene encoding B-cell linker protein isoform X2; translation: MKTSFFGKLKKIGSPPAPPRRTGHSNDFGWKPHAFEEEEEGDMYEAPPCERPAVNVPQRHVEENVYMERATRVSVPQRTAVPPSRLGVKPQKPQQHPKESWFDSNTKKPPEVDRNEKPGRKKLMPPPAVRHAPTPFLTSNMEEDVYLDPNEEQGDNDDLHLEPAAGGGAYSCPPVLQGPIRMSSSTKTPLTPSPIMKPPVPRAKSNSFLPSLIEAKTAPIFEARPAAFSSKPPPSKPAFKPPLPAMLSPANPYVTNIKHANSGGGRITKESESQDPEWFAGECNRKTAEDLLLRVNTDGTFLIRHSSAQNARQPFTLAVLYQQKVYNIPIRFLEDMQGFALGKEGKKSEEVFNSLAEMVMHHKTCQLYLIDSKSQAKHTVYLTQPAHP
- the si:dkeyp-117b11.1 gene encoding B-cell linker protein isoform X3, which gives rise to MKTSFFGKLKKIGSPPAPPRRTGHSNDFGWKPHAFQEEEEEGDMYEAPPCERPAVNVPQRHVEENVYMERATRVSVPQRTAVPPSRLGVKPQKPQQHPKESWFDSNTKKPPEVDRNEKPGRKKLMPPPAVRHAPTPFLTSNMEEDVYLDPNEEQGDNDDLHLEPAAACPPVLQGPIRMSSSTKTPLTPSPIMKPPVPRAKSNSFLPSLIEAKTAPIFEARPAAFSSKPPPSKPAFKPPLPAMLSPANPYVTNIKHANSGGGRITKESESQDPEWFAGECNRKTAEDLLLRVNTDGTFLIRHSSAQNARQPFTLAVLYQQKVYNIPIRFLEDMQGFALGKEGKKSEEVFNSLAEMVMHHKTCQLYLIDSKSQAKHTVYLTQPAHP
- the si:dkeyp-117b11.1 gene encoding B-cell linker protein isoform X1; amino-acid sequence: MKTSFFGKLKKIGSPPAPPRRTGHSNDFGWKPHAFQEEEEEGDMYEAPPCERPAVNVPQRHVEENVYMERATRVSVPQRTAVPPSRLGVKPQKPQQHPKESWFDSNTKKPPEVDRNEKPGRKKLMPPPAVRHAPTPFLTSNMEEDVYLDPNEEQGDNDDLHLEPAAGGGAYSCPPVLQGPIRMSSSTKTPLTPSPIMKPPVPRAKSNSFLPSLIEAKTAPIFEARPAAFSSKPPPSKPAFKPPLPAMLSPANPYVTNIKHANSGGGRITKESESQDPEWFAGECNRKTAEDLLLRVNTDGTFLIRHSSAQNARQPFTLAVLYQQKVYNIPIRFLEDMQGFALGKEGKKSEEVFNSLAEMVMHHKTCQLYLIDSKSQAKHTVYLTQPAHP